Proteins encoded by one window of Desulfovibrio ferrophilus:
- a CDS encoding thioredoxin family protein: protein MDELLRFIDGECVIPQLYPEAASRIFPTLITADWCPLSKAAGAFWKEAAHMAGCRLRILQIDSDEGRRVATEENIAGVPCLVLSTSLHVYGLSLSRSDAAALLRREAEIAHAN from the coding sequence ATGGATGAATTGCTTCGTTTCATTGATGGAGAATGCGTCATCCCCCAGTTATACCCGGAGGCGGCATCAAGGATTTTCCCTACGCTGATCACTGCGGATTGGTGCCCGCTCTCCAAAGCTGCCGGTGCTTTCTGGAAAGAAGCAGCGCATATGGCGGGGTGCAGACTGCGCATATTACAGATTGATAGTGACGAGGGTCGCAGAGTTGCCACAGAAGAAAATATTGCGGGGGTGCCTTGCTTGGTGCTGTCCACCTCGCTTCATGTTTACGGACTGAGCCTGAGTCGGTCAGATGCCGCGGCGCTCCTTCGCCGTGAAGCGGAGATTGCGCATGCCAACTGA